In Bacteroidota bacterium, the genomic stretch GTTCCGCTATCCCCCCTCCTATGGGTGCGGATATGCCTGTATATGCGCACGTAGCTCTTGCGCGTAGCTAGGCGAGTTAAATAGCTGGTAAACCACGTAGTAGCGTTCGGGGTCTACTACACGCCCGTAGGCCTGTTTGGCGG encodes the following:
- a CDS encoding DUF4476 domain-containing protein; amino-acid sequence: RMPFDDSRVATIQQILQHHWLTSQQVQGMLGTLTFERSRLEPAKQAYGRVVDPERYYVVYQLFNSPSYAQELRAHIQAYPHP